The Zerene cesonia ecotype Mississippi chromosome 19, Zerene_cesonia_1.1, whole genome shotgun sequence genome has a window encoding:
- the LOC119834348 gene encoding gem-associated protein 8-like yields the protein MSMNCQVENNTMSTNRPQPDEPSNIVKKLPNKKAWRQKRKRLNKQGRKEFKRNNKLSFTMSTWAETFTLASNWQIKHQLAYWKARAKALEYENSILHDIIRKNYLGNSSNAENTHVESEPVDQDQIEQTNEEASHTDYDQNDVECAEVKSDDEEGNDFEVSEEFIEFLRTNAKYKEDARIEREKLKAKQQAQEEEQEDSEDRTIMNNEQLKELYGEKWQRISALQMSLMTDFMNRSDESKPVYWPNIPFNFNYS from the coding sequence ATGTCAATGAATTGTCAAGTTGAAAACAACACAATGAGCACAAATCGCCCTCAACCTGATGAACCttcaaatattgtaaagaaacTACCCAACAAAAAAGCTTGGCGTCAAAAACGAAAGCGTTTGAACAAGCAGGGTAGGaaagaatttaaaagaaacaataaattgtcattCACAATGTCTACATGGGCAGAGACCTTCACGTTAGCTTCAAATTGGCAAATAAAACACCAGCTGGCGTATTGGAAAGCGAGAGCTAAGGCACTTGAATACGAGAATAGTATACTACATGATATAATTCGTAAGAATTACCTTGGGAACAGCTCAAATGCGGAAAACACGCACGTCGAATCGGAACCTGTAGATCAAGATCAAAttgaacaaacaaacgaagAAGCAAGCCATACTGATTATGATCAAAATGATGTTGAATGTGCTGAAGTGAAGTCTGATGATGAAGAAGGAAATGATTTTGAAGTGAGCGAggaatttatagaatttttaagaACAAATGCGAAGTATAAAGAAGATGCGCGGATAGAACGCGAGAAGTTAAAAGCAAAGCAACAGGCCCAAGAAGAAGAACAAGAAGACAGTGAGGATAGAactataatgaataatgaacAGTTAAAAGAACTCTATGGAGAAAAGTGGCAGAGGATAAGTGCTTTACAAATGTCGTTAATGACAGATTTCATGAACAGAAGTGATGAGAGTAAACCTGTGTATTGGCCTAACataccatttaattttaattatagctaA
- the LOC119834391 gene encoding TBC1 domain family member 15 isoform X2 produces MSCSSSEDIPEQCKELFTQDGVLLKASIGRPISDLNSIGMLCIVQNGDGTKCIEWRPNDLITIDSDTQDQEWAVVHTIGRRQRTLSGNMTSDYAAARARIVRIPLDELKTFKVTRNSQQMQFTTKPGIWQNTFYFQHGNAEIFVAYLKNHVKTAKTRHDRNTYVVVEPNNESQVLNRSFAELDIFTENTTDVVWNLVSNFKQRPYETTMEAFSKLTDIVYYGNEGLNGKRDVSEEVADLLTRSMSALEDATTASRAEEYEVISVKPTLPPRPCIPRGTPLSTEKWEGLQDTDGRILEVDGVKQLIFRGGVAHSIRHSVWKYLLDYYPWSATSSELRALQKRKTEEYFSMKLQWRSITDKQESRFSEYRERKSLVEKDVNRTDRTHPFYSGDNNPNLIVLQDILMTYVMYNFDLGYVQGMSDILAPLLLLLGNEVDSFWCFAGFMERIASNFDMDQAGMKQQLLNLQQLLTFASPELAKHLASKDSGNMYFCFRWLLVWFKREFSHRDIMRLWEVLWTGLPCANFHLFICVAILDAEKDVLISGDYGFTEILKHVNDLSMCLDVDKILSTAEGIYHQVISAPHLTDQVRVILGMPITKVEPVAKETDNGKPDMEEVMYQIGLDMNF; encoded by the exons atgtcTTGTAGTTCTAGTGAAGACATACCAGAACAGTGTAAA gagTTGTTCACTCAAGATGGTGTGCTACTCAAAGCGAGCATCGGCCGTCCAATATCCGACTTGAATTCCATTGGAATGCTGTGTATAGTGCAGAACGGTGATGGCACCAAATGCATTGAGTGGAGACCCAATGATCTCATCACCATCGACTCAGATACACAAGACCAAGAATGGGCCGTTGTTCACACTATCG gtcGCCGTCAGCGTACCCTAAGCGGCAATATGACATCGGATTACGCTGCCGCGCGCGCTCGCATTGTCCGCATACCGCTGGACGAGctcaaaacatttaaagtCACAAGGAACAGCCAGCAGATGCAATTCACCACGAAACCGGGCATCTGGCAGAACACGTTCTACTTCCAACATGGGAACGCGGAAATCTTCGTAGCGTACCTGAAGAATCATGTGAAAACAGCGAAGACCAGGCACGACAGGAATACGTATGTGGTCGTCGAGCCGAACAACGAATCCCAAGTACTGAACAGGTCGTTTGCGGAACTGGACATATTCACGGAGAATACGACGGACGTTGTATGGAATCTGGTGTCGAATTTTAAGCAGCGGCCCTACGAAACAACTATGGAGGCTTTTTCGAAGCTTACCGATATAG TGTATTACGGTAACGAGGGTCTGAACGGGAAACGCGATGTGTCCGAGGAGGTGGCTGATCTACTGACGCGCAGCATGAGCGCTCTGGAGGACGCCACCACCGCCTCCAGGGCGGAGGAGTACGAAGTGATCAGCGTCAAACCCACGTTGCCGCCGAGACCGTGTATACCCAG AGGTACGCCATTATCGACTGAGAAATGGGAGGGACTGCAAGACACGGATGGCAGGATACTAGAGGTGGATGGTGTTAAACAACTAATTTTCAGAGGT GGCGTCGCGCATTCAATCAGACACTCAGTATGGAAGTATCTCCTCGACTACTATCCGTGGAGCGCGACCAGCAGCGAGCTGCGTGCGCTGCAGAAGAGAAAGACAGAAGAGTACTTCTCCATGAAGCTCCAGTGGCGGTCCATCACCGACAAACAAGAGTCGCGCTTCAGCGAATACAGAGAGAGAAAGAGTTTGGTGGAAAAAGATGTCAACAGAACGGACCGGACTCACCCGTTCTATTCCGGAGACAATAATCCCAACTTGATAGTCCTGCAGGATATTCTAATGACATATGTGATGTATAATTTCGACCTGGGCTATGTGCAAGGCATGAGCGACATATTGGCCCCGCTATTGTTGCTATTGGGCAATGAAGTAGACAGCTTTTGGTGCTTCGCTGGCTTTATGGAGAGGATC GCATCGAACTTCGACATGGACCAAGCCGGTATGAAGCAGCAACTCCTGAATCTGCAGCAGCTGCTGACCTTCGCCAGCCCGGAGCTCGCTAAGCATCTGGCATCTAAGGACTCCGGGAATATGTACTTCTGCTTCCGGTGGCTGCTGGTCTGGTTCAAACGGGAGTTCTCGCATCGGGATATTAtgag acTATGGGAAGTGCTATGGACTGGCTTGCCATGCGctaatttccatttatttatatgtgttgcCATACTTGACGCTGAAAAAGATGTTCTTATTAGTGGGGACTATGGATTTACTGAAATATTAaag CATGTCAACGACCTCTCAATGTGCCTGGATGTAGACAAGATACTAAGCACAGCGGAGGGCATATACCACCAAGTGATATCCGCACCGCACCTCACCGACCAAGTTAGGGTTATACTCGGCATGCCGATAACGAAAGTAGAGCCCGTTGCCAAGGAAACGGACAATGGTAAACCGGATATGGAGGAAGTTATGTATCAGATAGGCTtagatatgaatttttaa
- the LOC119834391 gene encoding TBC1 domain family member 15 isoform X1: MSCSSSEDIPEQCKELFTQDGVLLKASIGRPISDLNSIGMLCIVQNGDGTKCIEWRPNDLITIDSDTQDQEWAVVHTIGRRQRTLSGNMTSDYAAARARIVRIPLDELKTFKVTRNSQQMQFTTKPGIWQNTFYFQHGNAEIFVAYLKNHVKTAKTRHDRNTYVVVEPNNESQVLNRSFAELDIFTENTTDVVWNLVSNFKQRPYETTMEAFSKLTDIVYYGNEGLNGKRDVSEEVADLLTRSMSALEDATTASRAEEYEVISVKPTLPPRPCIPRGTPLSTEKWEGLQDTDGRILEVDGVKQLIFRGGVAHSIRHSVWKYLLDYYPWSATSSELRALQKRKTEEYFSMKLQWRSITDKQESRFSEYRERKSLVEKDVNRTDRTHPFYSGDNNPNLIVLQDILMTYVMYNFDLGYVQGMSDILAPLLLLLGNEVDSFWCFAGFMERIASNFDMDQAGMKQQLLNLQQLLTFASPELAKHLASKDSGNMYFCFRWLLVWFKREFSHRDIMRLWEVLWTGLPCANFHLFICVAILDAEKDVLISGDYGFTEILKHVNDLSMCLDVDKILSTAEGIYHQVISAPHLTDQVRVILGMPITKVEPVAKETDNGKPDMEEVTLEYNGLQISVVTQTVWALLA, translated from the exons atgtcTTGTAGTTCTAGTGAAGACATACCAGAACAGTGTAAA gagTTGTTCACTCAAGATGGTGTGCTACTCAAAGCGAGCATCGGCCGTCCAATATCCGACTTGAATTCCATTGGAATGCTGTGTATAGTGCAGAACGGTGATGGCACCAAATGCATTGAGTGGAGACCCAATGATCTCATCACCATCGACTCAGATACACAAGACCAAGAATGGGCCGTTGTTCACACTATCG gtcGCCGTCAGCGTACCCTAAGCGGCAATATGACATCGGATTACGCTGCCGCGCGCGCTCGCATTGTCCGCATACCGCTGGACGAGctcaaaacatttaaagtCACAAGGAACAGCCAGCAGATGCAATTCACCACGAAACCGGGCATCTGGCAGAACACGTTCTACTTCCAACATGGGAACGCGGAAATCTTCGTAGCGTACCTGAAGAATCATGTGAAAACAGCGAAGACCAGGCACGACAGGAATACGTATGTGGTCGTCGAGCCGAACAACGAATCCCAAGTACTGAACAGGTCGTTTGCGGAACTGGACATATTCACGGAGAATACGACGGACGTTGTATGGAATCTGGTGTCGAATTTTAAGCAGCGGCCCTACGAAACAACTATGGAGGCTTTTTCGAAGCTTACCGATATAG TGTATTACGGTAACGAGGGTCTGAACGGGAAACGCGATGTGTCCGAGGAGGTGGCTGATCTACTGACGCGCAGCATGAGCGCTCTGGAGGACGCCACCACCGCCTCCAGGGCGGAGGAGTACGAAGTGATCAGCGTCAAACCCACGTTGCCGCCGAGACCGTGTATACCCAG AGGTACGCCATTATCGACTGAGAAATGGGAGGGACTGCAAGACACGGATGGCAGGATACTAGAGGTGGATGGTGTTAAACAACTAATTTTCAGAGGT GGCGTCGCGCATTCAATCAGACACTCAGTATGGAAGTATCTCCTCGACTACTATCCGTGGAGCGCGACCAGCAGCGAGCTGCGTGCGCTGCAGAAGAGAAAGACAGAAGAGTACTTCTCCATGAAGCTCCAGTGGCGGTCCATCACCGACAAACAAGAGTCGCGCTTCAGCGAATACAGAGAGAGAAAGAGTTTGGTGGAAAAAGATGTCAACAGAACGGACCGGACTCACCCGTTCTATTCCGGAGACAATAATCCCAACTTGATAGTCCTGCAGGATATTCTAATGACATATGTGATGTATAATTTCGACCTGGGCTATGTGCAAGGCATGAGCGACATATTGGCCCCGCTATTGTTGCTATTGGGCAATGAAGTAGACAGCTTTTGGTGCTTCGCTGGCTTTATGGAGAGGATC GCATCGAACTTCGACATGGACCAAGCCGGTATGAAGCAGCAACTCCTGAATCTGCAGCAGCTGCTGACCTTCGCCAGCCCGGAGCTCGCTAAGCATCTGGCATCTAAGGACTCCGGGAATATGTACTTCTGCTTCCGGTGGCTGCTGGTCTGGTTCAAACGGGAGTTCTCGCATCGGGATATTAtgag acTATGGGAAGTGCTATGGACTGGCTTGCCATGCGctaatttccatttatttatatgtgttgcCATACTTGACGCTGAAAAAGATGTTCTTATTAGTGGGGACTATGGATTTACTGAAATATTAaag CATGTCAACGACCTCTCAATGTGCCTGGATGTAGACAAGATACTAAGCACAGCGGAGGGCATATACCACCAAGTGATATCCGCACCGCACCTCACCGACCAAGTTAGGGTTATACTCGGCATGCCGATAACGAAAGTAGAGCCCGTTGCCAAGGAAACGGACAATGGTAAACCGGATATGGAGGAA GTTACACTCGAATATAACGGACTTCAGATTTCAGTTGTGACTCAAACAGTATGGGCGTTGCTTGcctaa
- the LOC119834391 gene encoding TBC1 domain family member 15 isoform X3 — translation MSCSSSEDIPEQCKELFTQDGVLLKASIGRPISDLNSIGMLCIVQNGDGTKCIEWRPNDLITIDSDTQDQEWAVVHTIGRRQRTLSGNMTSDYAAARARIVRIPLDELKTFKVTRNSQQMQFTTKPGIWQNTFYFQHGNAEIFVAYLKNHVKTAKTRHDRNTYVVVEPNNESQVLNRSFAELDIFTENTTDVVWNLVSNFKQRPYETTMEAFSKLTDIVYYGNEGLNGKRDVSEEVADLLTRSMSALEDATTASRAEEYEVISVKPTLPPRPCIPRGTPLSTEKWEGLQDTDGRILEVDGVKQLIFRGGVAHSIRHSVWKYLLDYYPWSATSSELRALQKRKTEEYFSMKLQWRSITDKQESRFSEYRERKSLVEKDVNRTDRTHPFYSGDNNPNLIVLQDILMTYVMYNFDLGYVQGMSDILAPLLLLLGNEVDSFWCFAGFMERIASNFDMDQAGMKQQLLNLQQLLTFASPELAKHLASKDSGNMYFCFRWLLVWFKREFSHRDIMRLWEVLWTGLPCANFHLFICVAILDAEKDVLISGDYGFTEILKHVNDLSMCLDVDKILSTAEGIYHQVISAPHLTDQVRVILGMPITKVEPVAKETDNGYTRI, via the exons atgtcTTGTAGTTCTAGTGAAGACATACCAGAACAGTGTAAA gagTTGTTCACTCAAGATGGTGTGCTACTCAAAGCGAGCATCGGCCGTCCAATATCCGACTTGAATTCCATTGGAATGCTGTGTATAGTGCAGAACGGTGATGGCACCAAATGCATTGAGTGGAGACCCAATGATCTCATCACCATCGACTCAGATACACAAGACCAAGAATGGGCCGTTGTTCACACTATCG gtcGCCGTCAGCGTACCCTAAGCGGCAATATGACATCGGATTACGCTGCCGCGCGCGCTCGCATTGTCCGCATACCGCTGGACGAGctcaaaacatttaaagtCACAAGGAACAGCCAGCAGATGCAATTCACCACGAAACCGGGCATCTGGCAGAACACGTTCTACTTCCAACATGGGAACGCGGAAATCTTCGTAGCGTACCTGAAGAATCATGTGAAAACAGCGAAGACCAGGCACGACAGGAATACGTATGTGGTCGTCGAGCCGAACAACGAATCCCAAGTACTGAACAGGTCGTTTGCGGAACTGGACATATTCACGGAGAATACGACGGACGTTGTATGGAATCTGGTGTCGAATTTTAAGCAGCGGCCCTACGAAACAACTATGGAGGCTTTTTCGAAGCTTACCGATATAG TGTATTACGGTAACGAGGGTCTGAACGGGAAACGCGATGTGTCCGAGGAGGTGGCTGATCTACTGACGCGCAGCATGAGCGCTCTGGAGGACGCCACCACCGCCTCCAGGGCGGAGGAGTACGAAGTGATCAGCGTCAAACCCACGTTGCCGCCGAGACCGTGTATACCCAG AGGTACGCCATTATCGACTGAGAAATGGGAGGGACTGCAAGACACGGATGGCAGGATACTAGAGGTGGATGGTGTTAAACAACTAATTTTCAGAGGT GGCGTCGCGCATTCAATCAGACACTCAGTATGGAAGTATCTCCTCGACTACTATCCGTGGAGCGCGACCAGCAGCGAGCTGCGTGCGCTGCAGAAGAGAAAGACAGAAGAGTACTTCTCCATGAAGCTCCAGTGGCGGTCCATCACCGACAAACAAGAGTCGCGCTTCAGCGAATACAGAGAGAGAAAGAGTTTGGTGGAAAAAGATGTCAACAGAACGGACCGGACTCACCCGTTCTATTCCGGAGACAATAATCCCAACTTGATAGTCCTGCAGGATATTCTAATGACATATGTGATGTATAATTTCGACCTGGGCTATGTGCAAGGCATGAGCGACATATTGGCCCCGCTATTGTTGCTATTGGGCAATGAAGTAGACAGCTTTTGGTGCTTCGCTGGCTTTATGGAGAGGATC GCATCGAACTTCGACATGGACCAAGCCGGTATGAAGCAGCAACTCCTGAATCTGCAGCAGCTGCTGACCTTCGCCAGCCCGGAGCTCGCTAAGCATCTGGCATCTAAGGACTCCGGGAATATGTACTTCTGCTTCCGGTGGCTGCTGGTCTGGTTCAAACGGGAGTTCTCGCATCGGGATATTAtgag acTATGGGAAGTGCTATGGACTGGCTTGCCATGCGctaatttccatttatttatatgtgttgcCATACTTGACGCTGAAAAAGATGTTCTTATTAGTGGGGACTATGGATTTACTGAAATATTAaag CATGTCAACGACCTCTCAATGTGCCTGGATGTAGACAAGATACTAAGCACAGCGGAGGGCATATACCACCAAGTGATATCCGCACCGCACCTCACCGACCAAGTTAGGGTTATACTCGGCATGCCGATAACGAAAGTAGAGCCCGTTGCCAAGGAAACGGACAATG GTTACACTCGAATATAA
- the LOC119834394 gene encoding gastrula zinc finger protein XlCGF17.1-like, producing the protein MDYNNCCRTCLGNGKEMKHIHTVISIAGEDVRLTDILQKFYNYRITEDDNFPENICINCVYQLTITYSFKILIESSAKTLSEKANYFTDSISDNNYNDLSEDDQESESQLNQNTQKISNKNVPNECNKIIEEAIEIYCVECKAKFTSTQLLNSHCLNTHQVKNTVGRSCEYCSEKFEDFRSLIMHRKLHLRPFICENCWAGFYSSEDLQKHQCQPNPNKAKDKHNKEKVLRQCDQCGKSYPPGYIRIHMLTHSNNRAYSCKYCPKKFKVPGSLNSHILWNHKRTRNHRCEVCNATFISSSSRSSHIRKNHLKETKYACESCGKRFFSKSELQRHSLTHTGVKNFHCHLCDKSYQTRYGLNVHLKSHSQTQSGVMLNL; encoded by the exons atggattataataattgctgTAGAACTTGTTTGGGCAATGGAAAAGAAATGAAACATATTCATACTGTTATATCTATTGCAGGAGAAGATGTTCGTCTCAcagatattttacaaaaattttacaactaCAGG ATAACAGAAGATGATAACTTTCCAGAGAACATCTGTATAAATTGTGTATACCAACTTACTATAACTTATTcctttaaaattcttattgaATCGAGCGCCAAAACTTTATCAGAGAAAGCTAATTACTTTACAGATTCAATAAGTGATAACAATTATAACGATTTATCGGAAGATGACCAGGAATCCGAATCACAGCTAAACCAAAATActcaaaaaatatctaataagaATGTACCAAATGAATGCAATAAAATCATAGAAGAAGCCATAGAAATATATTGCGTGGAATGTAAAGCTAAGTTTACATCAACACAATTACTGAATAGTCACTGTTTGAACACCCATCaagttaaaaatacagttgGTAGAAGTTGTGAATATTGTAGTGAAAAGTTCGAGGATTTCCGTTCATTGATCATGCATAGAAAACTTCACTTACGTCCATTTATATGTGAGAACTGTTGGGCAGGTTTTTACTCATCTGAGGATCTACAGAAGCATCAGTGCCAACCAAACCCAAATAAAGCTAAAGATAAGCACAACAAGGAGAAAGTGTTGCGGCAATGCGATCAGTGTGGAAAGTCTTACCCACCAGGCTATATAAGAATCCACATGCTCACACATAGCAATAATAGAGCCTACAGCTGTAAGTATTGCCCCAAGAAGTTCAAAGTCCCAGGTAGCCTGAATTCTCACATTCTATGGAATCATAAAAGAACTAGAAATCACAGATGTGAAGTTTGCAATGCAACCTTCATATCGTCCAGTTCACGTAGCTCGCACATACGAAAGAATCATTTAAAGGAAACAAAGTATGCTTGTGAAAGTTGTGGTAAGAGATTTTTCTCGAAATCTGAGTTGCAACGGCACTCCTTAACACATACTGGTGTTAAGAACTTCCATTGTCATTTGTGTGATAAATCATATCAAACTAGATATGGCCTGAATGTGCATTTGAAATCTCACTCCCAAACACAATCTGGTGTGatgctaaatttataa